Genomic DNA from Spirochaeta cellobiosiphila DSM 17781:
TGAGAAGTACAGAACTTTCCCTTTGGGAATCTGCATTCTCCGAACCAGGAAAAGGAATAGCTACTTGTTTTGGATTTGACCAGGTAGAACTACGGGGCAATTCTCTTGGGGGCAGGCTCTGGGTATATTCCTTTAGATAGTTTTCTTCAAGAAAGGCTAATTGTTCTTCTAATGGAATATCTCCATACAAGAATAACTGACAGTTGGATGGATGATACAAGGTTTTATGAAATTCAACAAATTGATCATATGTTAAATCAGGGATGTATTTAGGATCACCACCAGAATCATAACTATAAGGACCGTTATCAAATACAGCTCGCAGGCTCCACTCAGAAGCAATGGAATCCTGATTTGAATAATTCCCTTTCATTTCATTGTAAACAACACCGGATATGGATAAATTACCCTGATCGTCTATCACAAGGCGATGTCCTTCCTGCTGGAATATTTCTTCCTTCAGTAGAGGATTGAATACAGCATCACTATAGACATTTAACAGATTAAAATAATCTTTCTTGTTGGTTGAAGCACCCGGGTATACAGTTTTATCAGGGAATGTAAAGGCATTAAGAAAAGTATTGATACTTCCTTTGAGTAAATTAAGAAAGGGATCCTTTACAGGAAATTTCTTAGATCCGGATAAAACTGAGTGTTCCAATATATGAGCGACACCAGTTGAATCCTCAGGAAAAGTTTTGAAGGCAAAGGCGAATAAGTTTTCAGGATCATCATTCTGAAGAGCCAGTACCTCCATATTGGTTTTATTATGTTTTAGGTATATTCCAGTACTTCTGAATTCAGGAAGCTCTTCAACCTTATAAACAGTAAATCCTGCAATGGAACCACCGACTTTATGCATAGAATGTATCCTTTTGTTTATTTTTCTAAGGGATCCTGCCAGTTATATAAACCACCAAAATCATAGACATTTGTGTATCCTAAACTCTCCAGTGTTCTTTTGGCAAGAGCTGAGCGATTACCAGATCGACAATAAACAACTAGTTGCTGATCCTTTGAGGCTTTAGGATAATTATTTCTTAATTGATCCACAGGATAGAGCTTAGCACCTGGAATATGGCCTCTGTTGTACTCTTCCTTAGTGCGAACATCCAGTATTATGAGTTTCTTATTTGTTTCAATCTGATTCTTTAACCATTCATATTTAGCTGGATCTGCTTTTGGGGCAGCAAAAATAGGAAAGGCAATGGCAATAACCAAAACAATAACAATAATAAATATGATTTTTTGCATATAGATCTCCTTTGATATCAAAAGATCTATCTAAAACATTATATCGTCAACTAATAATATCAAAAAAAAGAGCCCCATAAGGGGCTCGGGATTCCTAGTGTTTGTTGGATTGTTGCAACTTTCGAAGTTTTTTAGCCTGCTTTCGCTCTAAGGCTTTTCTCTTCTTATTCTTGATGGTTGAAGGTTTTTCAAAATACTCACGCTTCTTCCATTCTCGAATGATGCCTTCCTTTTCAACCATACGCTTAAAACGTTTGATTGCTTTTTCTAAAACTTCGTTATCATCTACTCGAATAACGGCGATAGGAATCACCTCCCTTATTGTTTAGTGCTTCTCATCATATGGATTAATTGAGTCTTGTCAAGAAGAGGATTGTCAAATAGAAGCAATGGATCAACAGGAATGGTTTGTATGCGTACTTCAAAGTGTAAATGAGGCCCTGTGACCAATCCAGTAGAACCTACTTTACCGATAAGAGAATCCCGTTCAACAATATCACCTACCTTACAGAGTAACTCATCCAGATGATAATATAAGGAATACACTCCCGGGAGATGCTCAATGATAATAGTATTACCTGTGATAATTCGAGATTGAGCCATAACAACCTGCCCCTTACTACAAGCTTTAACCGGTGTACCAACAGGAGCCGCAAAATCCAATCCGTTATGAATACTAGTGGCTTTCTTACCATCACTATAGATGTAGACTCTTCTGTCTCCATAAAAGGCACTGTGTCTTTTATAGGAAGAGAGAGGAATCGCAAAATTACCTATACTATAAAATCCAGATTCCTCATTGGCACTGATGACAGACCATAATTCTGCTGATTCCTCAGCACGTTTTTTAGAGTCATCTGTTCTAAGATTAGACATTTTTTGATTTAAAGGAATATCTTCACTAAGAAAATTCTTTTGCTTTATTGTCATGGTCTGTTCGAAGATCTCAAAACTATCTTCATCCTCAATGACAACCTTATATTCCCCCGCAGGCCACCAGCTATCAACACCTAAGACTCCATAATAAAGAGAACGATCATTAGGCAATGGATACAATTTGTCATAAGAACGTTCTATTCCTTTAGTGTCATAGAGAGTGACCTGATATGGAGGAGTTTCTTCCATTCTGACAAAAACAGAAAAGTATCCTCCCTGGGTAGCTTCAGAAGGAATAAAGTATGATACATCAGCAAAAGCTGAGAGAACTACAAAGAGAAGAACAAAAATCAATAGCGATGATTTATACATTATTATTTTACATCCAATAGGGTAAGTTGAAGCGATTCCTGGTTGTAAAAATTATTACGACCCAAGTGAAAAGCTAAACTTACAGATTTACCTTGAACAATATCAGAACCAACTCTGTCTGCAGAGTTCCAGAATATAGCAGGCCATTTATACTTACCATAAGCAAGAAGGAGTTTGACATGTTTCTTTTCCCCCTTACCTATGAGATCAATATTCTCAATTAAGGCATCTTTTAAAGCAAAAACAAGAGGACGATGACCTTCTCCATAGGGTTCCAATTTATCAACCACTTTTATTAAGTCAGGAGTCATATAATCCGGTGGCAGCTCTGCATCAATATCAAGGGTATCCTCAGTGGATTCCTCCATATGGAATTGGTCAATAGTAGTCTCTACCTGAAGAAAAAACTCATTCCTCTTTGCCTGATCCAAACTAAAACCAGCTGCAGCATCATGACCACCATAATCCCTAAAGAAACTCTCAAGACTTTTGAGAAAGTTCATGGCATTGAAGTTACGATTGGCTCTTACAGAACCAACAATATAATCATCCTGTAGAGTACAGACCATCGCTGGAGCATCAAAACGCTGAACCAATCTTGCGGCAAGTATACCAGTAATACCACGAGGAATATCGGGATGATAGATGACACATAATCTCTTATTATGCCTTTCAAAACTTTCCTGCCCCATGGGATATATGGTATTCCACGCATCTTCACCCAGTTGACGCCTCTCTTTGTTTAAACCTAGGATCTGATCAACAAGCTTATTGATTTCGTCTTGATTTTTGGAAGTTAATAATCTGACAGCTTTATCAGGTTGCCCCATACGACCAGTAGAATTAATAACAGGGGATAATTGCCAAGACACGTCTGAGGCAGATATTTTTTTGCCAAAAAGTTTTAAACGCCTCAGTAATTCACGAAGTCCCGGATTCTCAGTCTCACTTAAAAATTCCAAACCTTTGCGAACAAGAATTCGATTCTCATCTTTAAGATCCATAAGATCAGCTAATGTTCCCATAGCAACAAGATCTAAGGTGTTGCGGTATACATCATTAAGCTGCCCTTGAGTTTTGAGCATGTATGTCACGAAAATGCTATAAAAGATATCTACTTCTTCTGCTGGTTTGGCAGTGTAACGGGATATCCGGCTTTTACTTTTCATTCGTAACAAACTTTGATCCGCTAGAGGGGGAAATGACTCAGCAATTTTCGGAGCTATATCAAGATAATGGATTTCATAAGCCTTTCCGAAGATTTTACGGAACATAGCTTCCTGAGTATTACCTTGATAGACAAATATAGGCTGTCCCTGTAGAAAATCAATGATTCCCATAGTCTTGGGATCGCCAACACCGGGAACTATTACCTCATGAAGACGGGATTGAATGTTCAGATTCAATACTTTTATGGCTTCTATGAGATAACTGTCATTTAAAGGACGAATATTTAACAAACAAAAAGACTGGTTATAGAGCTCAGTTTGACCAAAAGCTAAGGCAAAGGCCACTTTGGAAGCTACACCACATCCTGCCAAATCCCTATGAGGATAACCACAGGCATCCATTTTGGGATTAATAATAACTAATGCATCAGGAAGGTCTTCTCCAGGATTATGATGATCCAATATCATGACATCAACACCTAATTCATTAGCTCTTTTAACTTCTTCTGTATTACTAATACCACAATCAACGGTGATGATAAGTGTACCTGAGTTTTTGGCGAACTCTTCCACAACATTAATGGTTAAACCATAAGGATCATTGCCTAATGGTAAACCCCATTCAACCTCTAGCCCCAGGCCTATCAGGGCATTATATAAGATGACAGTACTGGTAATACCATCAACATCACGGTCCCCAAAGACAAGAACCCTTTCGCCCTCATCTTGAGCCAGTTTTATCCGATCAACAAGATCATCCATACGATCAAATTCAAAAGGGTTATGGAGGAATCGAAAATCCTCCTCTATAAAGAAACGGATATCCTCAGGGCGTAGCACCCCCCTTCTGGCAAGAATGGAAGATGTTAATAAGTCTAGTTCATAATTCTGTGCTATATCCCTTACAAGGGACGAATTGATTTCTTTTTTATTCCATATCATATTGAAGCAATCTCAGCGAGAATCATACCCTCTTGCTGGATTTCATTATCTGAGAAAGAATAAGCTGACAATATCCGTTCTGCGCCATGTTTTAATTTCTCTTGATCTTCGGCGTAGACAACACATAAAGGCTCTCCTGTTTTCACAAGATCTCCTGTCTTTCTTACAAATTCATATCCCACATTAAACAGAACAGGATCGGTTGTTTTATTCCGGCCTGCTCCTAAACCAGAAGCCCCTAAACCGGCCTCGAGGGCATTTATACCACTAATATAACCGGAAACGGGAGATTCCACAACCAGACTATAAGAGCTCCTTCTTTGCTCATAATCTTTCTTTAGTTGTTCCACATCCCCACCCTGGAACGCCACATTTTCATAAAACTTATCGAGAGCCTTACCATTACTAATATTTTGACGACAGAGGGCTTCAGCCTCTTTCACATTTTCACAGACAGCTCCTGCCACTAACATCCAGGCTGTTAATCGATAGGTAACATCCATTAAATCCTTTGGGCCTTCCCCTTTCAAACACTTAATTGATTCTTCAACTTCGAGAAAATTTCCAGTCATCACACCAAGAGGTTCTTCCATTCTTGTCAGAACAGCTACGACATTTCGTCCTAGACTCTTTCCTGTATTTACCAGGCTTTCAGCAAGAGCTTTTGCAGAATCAAAATCTTTCATGAAAGCTCCTTGTCCACATTTCACATCAAAAATAAGACTCTGGGCACCCTCTGCAAATTTCTTACTCATAATACTAGCTGTTATTAAAGGTATGGATTCAACAGTTCCTGTTACATCCCTTAAGGCATACATCAATCTATCTGCAGGTACTACTTTTTTGCTTTGTCCTGTCATGATCATACCAGTCTCAGTTAAACCTTTACGAATCTGATCTTCACTTAGAGCAGTAGAATACCCTTCAATACTATCCAGCTTATCCAGGGTTCCTCCCGTATGCCCTAAGGCACGACCAGACATCATGGGAACCTTTAATCCACAAGAAGCGGCAAGAGGGGCTAATATCAAACTAACCTTGTCTCCAACACCACCAGTAGAATGTTTATCCACAAAGGGACCTTCTATACCAGAGAGATCAAAAACATCTCCTGACTCAATCATAAGCTTTGTTAAGTATCCCGTTTCTTCTGGTGTCATACCTTTAAAATAAACAGCCATTAACCAAGCTGATACCTGATATTCAGGAATATCTCCTGACACATAACCTTCTATTAAAAAACGGAGCTCTTCTTCGGATAAAGCTTTTCCGTCACGTTTTTTCATTATAATTTCAACAGCTCTCATGGGGCCTCCTTTTATATATACATTATTATAGATAGAGTTCAAAAAAGTACATGATATTGTTGTGAATAAAAAGAACTCCTTTTTCATTTTTCATAATACCATACACCAACCTGGAGGACTTTTTATATTCCCCCTTTTCACTCTCACTTAAATCCCCAAAGCCTCATTGCATTGAACAGGCATTTAAGGAATAATATAAGCTCCAAGTTAACACCTTATTATTTGAGAGAGGATACCATGAAAGACCCTAAGATCATCTATACCTTAACAGATGAAGCACCCGCCTTGGCAACCTATTCCTTATTACCCATCATCAGGAAATTTGCCCAATCAGCTGAGGTTGATTTTGAACTGGCAGATATATCATTGGCAGGAAGAATATTGGCATCTTTTCCCGAACACTTACAACCAGAACAACGCATTCCTGATGACCTAGCCCGATTAGGTCAACTCGTTCAAGAACCAGAAGCAAATGTTATCAAACTTCCGAACATATCCGCTTCTATTCCCCAGTTGAAAGCAGCCATAAAAGAGCTACAGGATAAAGGCTATGCCCTCCCCAATTATCCTGAATCCCCTCATTCGGATGAGGATAGAAAAGTCAAAAAAATCTACGACAAAATCAAAGGAAGTGCTGTTAATCCTGTACTTAGAGAAGGAAACTCTGATAGAAGAGCTCCTAAAGCCGTTAAACAATATGCCAAGAATCATCCCCATAGGATGGGAGCATGGTCCAGCCAATCCAAGAGCCATGTTTATACCATGACAAAGGGTGACTTCTTTGATACAGAACAATCCATCACTATAGATAAAGAGGATAGCTTTACAATAGAATTTGTAACGGAGAAGGGAGATACACAGATTCTCAAAGAATCAGCGCCTTTACTCAAAGGCGAGATTCTTGATGCGGCAGTACTAAAACAATCCGACCTTCGCCAAACCATCAAAGCGGCCATGTCAGAAGCATTAGAGGAAGATATTCTTTTCTCAGTTCATTTAAAAGCCACCATGATGAAGGTATCTGACCCAGTTCTTTTTGGACAGGTTGTCGCCCTTTATTTTGAATCCCTCTTCACTAAACATAAGGATGAGTTTGCCAAGCTATCAGTTGACCCTAACTTGGGAATGACAGATATTCTTAACAAAATCAAAGAATTGCCAAAGGATGTTCAAGATCAAGTCCTTGCAGACCTAGATAAATGTTATAAAGAACAACCAGACTTGGCCATGGTCAATTCTGATAAAGGAATCACGAACCTCCATGTTCCCAGTGATGTCATTATTGATGCCTCCATGCCTGCAGCGATACGTAACTCTGGACAAATGTGGGGACCGGATGGCAACTCGAAGGATACACTCTACCTGATTCCTGACCGATCCTATGCAGGTATCTATCAAAAAACAATAGAAAACTGTAAAAAGGAAGGAGCCTTTGATCCTACCACAATGGGGTCTGTAGCCAATATTGGTCTCATGGCACAGCAAGCCGAAGAATATGGTTCCCACGATAAAACTTTTATTGCACCATCAAAGGGTGTTATGCAGGCAATAAACAGTGAAGGAAAAGTACTTCTCTCACAGGAAGTAGAACAGGGTGATATCTTCCGTATGTGCCAGGTAAAGGATGCCCCCATTCAAGATTGGATTGGTTTAGCTGTAAAGAGAGCTAAAGCCACTCAAGATCCAGCTATCTTCTGGTTAAATCCTAAACGAGCTCATGACAATCAGATCATTAATAAGATTAATACCTACCTTCCCCAATATGAGACAACAGGTTTAGACATTCAGATCCTGTCTCCAGAAGAAGCAACGGAGTATACCCTCCAACGCATTCGAAAAGGATTGAATACCATATCTGTAACAGGAAATGTATTAAGAGATTATCTAACAGACCTCTTCCCCATCCTGGAAGTAGGAACATCAGCCAAGATGTTATCCATTGTTCCTCTCATGGAAGGAGGTGGATTATTTGAAACAGGAGCTGGTGGATCGGCCCCTAAACATGTACAGCAATTCCAGGAAGAGAACCACCTGAGATGGGATTCTTTAGGAGAATTTCTTGCTATTGCCGTATCACTGGAACACCTTAGCCAATCCTATGGCAATACGAAAGCAGGTATCTTAGGAGAAACCTTAGAGGAAGCAACAGCCAATCTATTAGAGGCCAATAAATCACCCAGCCGTAAAGCAGGACAAATAGACAATAGAGGAAGTCATTTCTTTCTATGTCTTTACTGGGCCAAGGCCCTATCAGAACAGACAAAGGATGCTGTCTTAAAAGAGCAATTTACACCTTTCTACAAAGCACTTGCGGACAAGGAAAGCACCATTGAGAAAGAGCTGATCAACTGTCAAAACACAGCGGTTGATATGAAAGGCTACTACAAACCGGATGTAAAGAGGGTAAGTCAACTCATGCGGCCCTCTGCGACCTTTAATACCATACTGGACAGTAATCTATAAATCAAAGAATCCCTGAGGACATTTTAATCGTCTTCAGGGAATAGTTTATTTCATTCTGTATATGAGCAATAAGTATTGATTTAAGGGTACTAATGTCTTGATCAGACAAAGTGACCTTCAAGGATTTCTCCAGACTCAAATCATAAGTGTACTTCAAATACTTAATGACACCACGATGAATCATCAGATGCCGACTATCACTGAGTTCCGCACTTGTGAAACCATTATAGGATTTTTGATAATAGATAGAAGTTTCTCCATCAAGAGGAACTCCAGTCTTACAACAATGCTCAAAATCAGGGGCAAAACCAAGAACCACAAGAAGACGCCATAGATATTGTATAAGAATATAATCCACATCCTTTTCACTACAATCATTCAGGCAATACAGACTTTGTTTCATTAGGTCAAAAAAATAAGGCCCATCTGTTTCATTCCAGAAAAGATGGGGATAGATCTCTGCCATAACGCAACCGGCGAAGTAGGCTTTGAGATTTGTTCCAATATTAACAAAAGTTTCGCCACCATCAACAGAACTCAACTTCCAGAACCCCTTAACGGGATCATGATAAAGGTCTCCAGACCCATAGGCCAGATGACTGGTATAGCCATGGAGTTTCCCTTTGCTTTTGAGAGCGCCAAAAGCTGTAGCCCTTAAAATGCCCAATTCAGGTGTCAATAAACTCAATAATCTATTAGATTCACCCATTTTATCTGATTTAATAACGATATATTCCGATTTAAAATGCCTATTACTATCCAATACTTGCCCTGAAGAAAATTCTTTCCTAAATTATAGTTCTAAATGATACAAAAGGAGAATCCCATTGGAAAAACAAATTATACCAGCTGACTCGGTATTACCCAATAAGCTATTATTGATTCCTTTACTCGGAAAGCCGATTTTCCCAGGTATATTCACCCCTTTAATGATTTCCTCCAAAGAGGATGTTGCTGTTATTGATCAAGCTATGGAAGGGGATAAGGTCATTGGGTTAGTATTACTTAAGAACGAAGAAGAGGATGATATCCCCAACAATCTATACCAAATTGGAACAGTGGCCAAGATTGTCAAAAGAATAAACCTTCCCGACGGAGGGCTCAATGTCTTTATATCAACCTTAAAAAGATTCAAAATAAAGAAAAACCTCACACAGGAAAGCCCTCTCATAGCAGCCGTGGATTATCTCGATGATGAAAACAATGCTGATGAGGTAGAACTTAAAGCCCTAACCCGTTCTCTCATCTCAGAGATGAAACAAATATCAGAAGGCAATCCCCTCTTCTCAGAAGAAATGCGTCTTAATATGGTCAACATTGATCAACCAGGTAAAATAGCTGATTTCATAGCCAGTATCCTTAATATCGGTCGTCAGGACCAGCAGACCATACTGGAAACCCTGGAAATCAAGGCTCGTATGGAGATGGTTCTCGTTCATATCAAAAAAGAGCAAGAACTCATCCGTATCCAGAAAAAAATCAGTAAGCAAATCAATGAAAAGATCGAAAAAAGCCAGAGAGAGTATTTTTTAAGAGAAGAACTAAAAGCTATTAAGCAAGAATTAGGCATTGCGACAGATGCGAAAACATCAGAGTACCAAAAGTTCAAAGAAGCCATTGATAAACTACCCCTAGAAGGTGAAGTACTCAAACAAGTAACATCTGAACTCGACAAGTTCAGCCTCATGGAACCTTCCAGTTCTGAATACATTGTCACTCGTAACTATATTGAAACCATAGCCAATCTTCCCTGGGGAGAACCGGAATTAAAAGATATTGACCTTAGTGAAGGACAAAAAATCCTTGATAGGGATCATTATGGATTAGAGGATGTCAAAGAACGTATCCTGGAATTCTTGGCAGTAAAACA
This window encodes:
- a CDS encoding rhodanese-like domain-containing protein yields the protein MQKIIFIIVIVLVIAIAFPIFAAPKADPAKYEWLKNQIETNKKLIILDVRTKEEYNRGHIPGAKLYPVDQLRNNYPKASKDQQLVVYCRSGNRSALAKRTLESLGYTNVYDFGGLYNWQDPLEK
- the rpsU gene encoding 30S ribosomal protein S21, which translates into the protein MAVIRVDDNEVLEKAIKRFKRMVEKEGIIREWKKREYFEKPSTIKNKKRKALERKQAKKLRKLQQSNKH
- a CDS encoding M23 family metallopeptidase, which codes for MYKSSLLIFVLLFVVLSAFADVSYFIPSEATQGGYFSVFVRMEETPPYQVTLYDTKGIERSYDKLYPLPNDRSLYYGVLGVDSWWPAGEYKVVIEDEDSFEIFEQTMTIKQKNFLSEDIPLNQKMSNLRTDDSKKRAEESAELWSVISANEESGFYSIGNFAIPLSSYKRHSAFYGDRRVYIYSDGKKATSIHNGLDFAAPVGTPVKACSKGQVVMAQSRIITGNTIIIEHLPGVYSLYYHLDELLCKVGDIVERDSLIGKVGSTGLVTGPHLHFEVRIQTIPVDPLLLFDNPLLDKTQLIHMMRSTKQ
- the recJ gene encoding single-stranded-DNA-specific exonuclease RecJ, which translates into the protein MIWNKKEINSSLVRDIAQNYELDLLTSSILARRGVLRPEDIRFFIEEDFRFLHNPFEFDRMDDLVDRIKLAQDEGERVLVFGDRDVDGITSTVILYNALIGLGLEVEWGLPLGNDPYGLTINVVEEFAKNSGTLIITVDCGISNTEEVKRANELGVDVMILDHHNPGEDLPDALVIINPKMDACGYPHRDLAGCGVASKVAFALAFGQTELYNQSFCLLNIRPLNDSYLIEAIKVLNLNIQSRLHEVIVPGVGDPKTMGIIDFLQGQPIFVYQGNTQEAMFRKIFGKAYEIHYLDIAPKIAESFPPLADQSLLRMKSKSRISRYTAKPAEEVDIFYSIFVTYMLKTQGQLNDVYRNTLDLVAMGTLADLMDLKDENRILVRKGLEFLSETENPGLRELLRRLKLFGKKISASDVSWQLSPVINSTGRMGQPDKAVRLLTSKNQDEINKLVDQILGLNKERRQLGEDAWNTIYPMGQESFERHNKRLCVIYHPDIPRGITGILAARLVQRFDAPAMVCTLQDDYIVGSVRANRNFNAMNFLKSLESFFRDYGGHDAAAGFSLDQAKRNEFFLQVETTIDQFHMEESTEDTLDIDAELPPDYMTPDLIKVVDKLEPYGEGHRPLVFALKDALIENIDLIGKGEKKHVKLLLAYGKYKWPAIFWNSADRVGSDIVQGKSVSLAFHLGRNNFYNQESLQLTLLDVK
- a CDS encoding thymidine phosphorylase, yielding MRAVEIIMKKRDGKALSEEELRFLIEGYVSGDIPEYQVSAWLMAVYFKGMTPEETGYLTKLMIESGDVFDLSGIEGPFVDKHSTGGVGDKVSLILAPLAASCGLKVPMMSGRALGHTGGTLDKLDSIEGYSTALSEDQIRKGLTETGMIMTGQSKKVVPADRLMYALRDVTGTVESIPLITASIMSKKFAEGAQSLIFDVKCGQGAFMKDFDSAKALAESLVNTGKSLGRNVVAVLTRMEEPLGVMTGNFLEVEESIKCLKGEGPKDLMDVTYRLTAWMLVAGAVCENVKEAEALCRQNISNGKALDKFYENVAFQGGDVEQLKKDYEQRRSSYSLVVESPVSGYISGINALEAGLGASGLGAGRNKTTDPVLFNVGYEFVRKTGDLVKTGEPLCVVYAEDQEKLKHGAERILSAYSFSDNEIQQEGMILAEIASI
- a CDS encoding NADP-dependent isocitrate dehydrogenase encodes the protein MKDPKIIYTLTDEAPALATYSLLPIIRKFAQSAEVDFELADISLAGRILASFPEHLQPEQRIPDDLARLGQLVQEPEANVIKLPNISASIPQLKAAIKELQDKGYALPNYPESPHSDEDRKVKKIYDKIKGSAVNPVLREGNSDRRAPKAVKQYAKNHPHRMGAWSSQSKSHVYTMTKGDFFDTEQSITIDKEDSFTIEFVTEKGDTQILKESAPLLKGEILDAAVLKQSDLRQTIKAAMSEALEEDILFSVHLKATMMKVSDPVLFGQVVALYFESLFTKHKDEFAKLSVDPNLGMTDILNKIKELPKDVQDQVLADLDKCYKEQPDLAMVNSDKGITNLHVPSDVIIDASMPAAIRNSGQMWGPDGNSKDTLYLIPDRSYAGIYQKTIENCKKEGAFDPTTMGSVANIGLMAQQAEEYGSHDKTFIAPSKGVMQAINSEGKVLLSQEVEQGDIFRMCQVKDAPIQDWIGLAVKRAKATQDPAIFWLNPKRAHDNQIINKINTYLPQYETTGLDIQILSPEEATEYTLQRIRKGLNTISVTGNVLRDYLTDLFPILEVGTSAKMLSIVPLMEGGGLFETGAGGSAPKHVQQFQEENHLRWDSLGEFLAIAVSLEHLSQSYGNTKAGILGETLEEATANLLEANKSPSRKAGQIDNRGSHFFLCLYWAKALSEQTKDAVLKEQFTPFYKALADKESTIEKELINCQNTAVDMKGYYKPDVKRVSQLMRPSATFNTILDSNL
- the recO gene encoding DNA repair protein RecO, whose product is MDSNRHFKSEYIVIKSDKMGESNRLLSLLTPELGILRATAFGALKSKGKLHGYTSHLAYGSGDLYHDPVKGFWKLSSVDGGETFVNIGTNLKAYFAGCVMAEIYPHLFWNETDGPYFFDLMKQSLYCLNDCSEKDVDYILIQYLWRLLVVLGFAPDFEHCCKTGVPLDGETSIYYQKSYNGFTSAELSDSRHLMIHRGVIKYLKYTYDLSLEKSLKVTLSDQDISTLKSILIAHIQNEINYSLKTIKMSSGIL